GCGCGGGCGGCATCCCACACCGCAGCGGTGGCCCGCTCGGTCTCGGCGATCATGCCCGCGCACTTGTGCTTGATGGCCTGGAACTGCCCGATCGGCCGACCGAACTGCTCACGGATCTTGGCGTACTCGGTGGCGGTGTCGGTTGCCCACCGCGCCACGCCGACACATTCGGCCGACAGCAGGGTCGAGATCAGCGCCCGAGCATGTGCACGGGTCAGGTTCGACAGGACCCGGTCGCCGGCAACCTCGACGGCGTTGACCCGGACATGGGCCACCGGACGCAACGGGTCAAGGCTCTTGACCTCTTCGACCTCCAGCGCGGCGGCGTCCAGCACGACCCATTCCTCGCTGCTGTCGATCGAGACGGGCAACACCAGCAGGGAGGCCTGGGCGGCGGCGGGGACGGCCCGCACCTCGCCGCGGATGACCAGCTGCTCACCCTGGCGGGTGGCGGTCAGGCCGGAGTCGATGGCGTAGGCGGCGATGGTGCCGCCGGTAGCCAGGCCGTTCAGCAGGGCGGACTCGGCGTCGTGGGCGGCGATGAGCGTACTGGCGATCGCGGACGGGACGAAGGGGCCGGGGACCGCGCCGTAGCCGAATTCGGCGAGGGTGATCGCCAGTTCGAGGATGCCGAAGCCCTGACCGTCGACCTTCTCGGACAGGTGAACTCCCTGTAAACCCTGCTCGGCGGCGGCCTTCCAGTAGGGCGGCGGGTTGGAGATCGGCGTCTCCAGCGCCTCGTGCAGGACGTCGGACGGGGCCACCTTGGCCACCAGTGACCGGACCGAATCGGCCAGGTCGTTGTGTTCAGAGTTGATCGCGATGGGCACGCTTAACCTCCATGGGGGCAACTTCCCTATTAACCGGTCGGTTGGTAACCGAGGGTACCCGCGGGGTGACGATGGTCACCGCCCGCCCCTAGTTCACCTGGTTCACTACGTTGGCGAGGGGCTGGCCGTCCCGGATCCGTCGGCAGTTGCCGAGGGCAAACTCCAGGTAGCGACGCATGGTGTCGGCGGTGTACCAGGTGACATGCGGGGTCAGCACCACGTTGTCGAGATCCAGCAGCGGGTTGTCGGCTTCGACGGGTTCGACTGCGAACACATCGAGCCCCGCGGCGGCCAAGCGTCCGGCGCGCAGTGCCTCGGCGAGCGCCTGCTCGTCGACGATCGGTCCGCGCGCGGTGTTGATCAGCACTGCCTCGGGTTTCATCAGTGCCAGGGCCTGCCGATCCAGCAGGTGATGGGTGGCGTCGGTTAGCGGCAGGTGCAGCGAGACGATGTCGCTGTCGGCCAGCAGTTCGGGCAGCGGGCGCCAGCCTGGGTGCCCGTCGTCGCGGGTGCTGGTGTGCAGCACCCTGTCCGCGGGTGTGCCCATCGCGATGACGACGCGTTCGACCTGCTTGGCGATGTTGCCGTACCCGACCAGTCCCACGGTGCAGCCACCGACGTCGCGGACCGTCTCACCCAGGCTGGGGTCCGACGGCCACCCCGTTCCGGCTCGGGTGGCACGATCCAGCGCGGGCAACCGGCGCAGCGCGGCCAGCATCAGCAACACGGTGCCCTCGGCCACCGATGGTGCATTCGCCCCGGGCATGTTGGCCACCGCGATACCGCGGGCGGTTGCCGTCTGCACGTCGATGGTGTTCACCCCGGCGCCGAGCTTGTGTACCAGCCTGCAGTTCTTCGCCTGCTCCAGATCTGCACCCGACAGCGGGCGCAGCACATGCCAGATCACCTCGGCGTGCGGGAGCTCGCGATAGAAGGCCTCGTCGTCATCTTCGGCGCACCACCGGATGTCCAGCCAATCATGTTCCGGTGCAACCATATCGAGAACACGTTGACCGGGTGTGAAGTGTGCGAGGACTCTCAACGCCACCGTGTCGCTATCCACCTGGAAATGGTATCGGCCTGTTCGCTGCGTGCACCCGGCGTGGTGAAATAGTGGTCGGTGTCGATCGAGACCATCCCCTTGTCGGTCGAGCCCAGCGCGTCATGAATTCGCTGCGCGTCAGACGGGAAGACGCCGGTGTCCTGGTGAGCGTTGATCACCAGTGCCGGGCAATCGATCAGCGCCAGGTGGGGTTCGGCCCGGGTTTGTGCATGCCGCAGGCTCCACATGCCGATCCAGTTACGCAGCGTGCAGGCCGCGGCGATCCCACGTGCGGATCGGTTGGCCTTTACCGGTGGTCCGGCGTAACAGAGATTGGGCCGCCGGTTGGTCGGTTCCAGTGTCGGGTCGATCATGCGTGGATCGGCCCAGGTGCGCATGACGGTGAACGGCCGGTCCGAGTAGCCGGCTTTCTGCACGCGCTTCAGCTCGGTTTCCGCCCAGTCGGTGATGGCCTCGTTGCGGGCCATTTGTGCGGCACGGTAGCGGGTGACGAAGTCCGGTGAGTAGGGCGGGCCATTTCGGCCGTCGAACAGATTCAGGTCGGGATTACTTGTTACGGCGTCGTTTTCGTCGATGACCGAGGCGTCCATCCATGCGGTCAGCACCTCGGGACGGCCGGGGTGTGCTGCGCTGGCAACGTACCCGTCGGCGGCGGGCAGATCCGTCAGACCGGCGGCCGGACGCATGCCCTCCAGCGGGGTGACATGCTGGTGCCGCGCCTGCGCCTGGTAGGCCGCCATCAACGACCCGCCACCGGAATTGCCCAGCAGCACCACGGTTTCGATGTTCTGGACCTCGCGCAACCAGCGCACGCCGACGCCGATGTCGACCAGTGCGTGATCGAGCAGGAAGCTGCTCTCGAAACCGCGGAAGCGGGTGTTCCACCCCAGGAATCCGATACCGCGCGTGGCCAGGTAATCGGCAAGGTAATGCTCGGAGAAGTCGATCTGATAGTGCGTGGCGATGACGGCTATCTTCGGTTTGCGGCCGACCCCACGGTGATACAAACCCTGGCACGGGTGCCCGCCTGCGCCGGCCCGCCGAGCCGTGGGGGAGTCCATCGCGACGAATTCGCGGATCACTCCAGGTGTCGCGCCCTTGGTTGTCATGGCACGGGTGTCCCCTCGTGATAAATGGTCCGGTGGAAGATCGCGGCAAGGGTGGCGATGCACTTGTCGTCATC
This DNA window, taken from Mycolicibacterium neoaurum, encodes the following:
- a CDS encoding NAD(P)-dependent oxidoreductase; the protein is MVAPEHDWLDIRWCAEDDDEAFYRELPHAEVIWHVLRPLSGADLEQAKNCRLVHKLGAGVNTIDVQTATARGIAVANMPGANAPSVAEGTVLLMLAALRRLPALDRATRAGTGWPSDPSLGETVRDVGGCTVGLVGYGNIAKQVERVVIAMGTPADRVLHTSTRDDGHPGWRPLPELLADSDIVSLHLPLTDATHHLLDRQALALMKPEAVLINTARGPIVDEQALAEALRAGRLAAAGLDVFAVEPVEADNPLLDLDNVVLTPHVTWYTADTMRRYLEFALGNCRRIRDGQPLANVVNQVN
- a CDS encoding alpha/beta hydrolase, which translates into the protein MTTKGATPGVIREFVAMDSPTARRAGAGGHPCQGLYHRGVGRKPKIAVIATHYQIDFSEHYLADYLATRGIGFLGWNTRFRGFESSFLLDHALVDIGVGVRWLREVQNIETVVLLGNSGGGSLMAAYQAQARHQHVTPLEGMRPAAGLTDLPAADGYVASAAHPGRPEVLTAWMDASVIDENDAVTSNPDLNLFDGRNGPPYSPDFVTRYRAAQMARNEAITDWAETELKRVQKAGYSDRPFTVMRTWADPRMIDPTLEPTNRRPNLCYAGPPVKANRSARGIAAACTLRNWIGMWSLRHAQTRAEPHLALIDCPALVINAHQDTGVFPSDAQRIHDALGSTDKGMVSIDTDHYFTTPGARSEQADTISRWIATRWR